The following proteins come from a genomic window of Pseudochaenichthys georgianus chromosome 19, fPseGeo1.2, whole genome shotgun sequence:
- the LOC117464397 gene encoding uncharacterized protein, whose translation MEQETISLLAEQQKRNNRQSIKEKMAKAFGYRRQEIVHQRPSIEGLLERWPALFHMEEVNAEFMRITTFPLETKFLAQLDKHSTKLPQVIRSRGGVVKQKTTGILQVLDETVDIAIRRACILKSLMVYLGEPVDHLIKEFQDAEAGNNGNLCHWERGSVSSTQRRQGSHRRIRGPQRLALGCDSFCHALRAHIRTEMPAS comes from the exons ATGGAGCAAGAGACAATTTCCCTTTTGGCAGAACAACAGAAAAGAAACAACCGGCAATCAATAAAAGAAAAGATGGCGAAGGCGTTTGGATACCGAAGACAAGAAATAGTGCATCAGAGGCCAAGCATTGAAGGCCTCTTGGAGCGGTGGCCTGCACTTTTTCACATGGAAGAG GTAAATGCTGAGTTCATGCGCATAACAACATTTCCATTGGAGACAAAGTTCTTGGCGCAGTTGGACAAACACTCCACCAAACTGCCGCAGGTCATCAGGAGCAGGGGAGGAGTTGTGAAACAGAAGACCACCGGGATCTTGCAGGTTTTGGATGAG ACTGTGGACATCGCCATCAGAAGAGCATGCATCCTCAAATCTCTAATGGTCTACCTGGGTGAACCTGTTGACCATCTCATCAAAGAATTCCAG GACGCTGAGGCAGGCAACAATGGAAACCTTTGTCACTGGGAAAGAGGATCAGTTTCATCGACCCAAAGACGTCAAGGTTCTCATCGAAGAATCAGAGGTCCTCAGCGCCTTGCCCTGGGTTGCGACAGCTTTTGCCATGCTCTTCGGGCTCATATACGCACTGAAATGCCTGCGAGCTAg